The sequence CAAAAGAATTGGTGCATCCTTCAGAATCGCTCTTGCAATAGCAATCCTTTGTCGTTCACCGCCGGATAATGTACTTCCTCCATCTTTTATTTCCGTTTCATATCCATCCTTCATTTTCAAAATAAATTCATGGCAACAAGCTAATTTTGCAGCTTGATAAACTTCTTCCTTTGTTGCATTAGGTTTTCCAACCCTGATATTGTTATAAACAGTATCGGTTAACAGTACATTATCTTGAAAAACCTGACTAACATATTTAAGCAACACATCAGGTTTTATGGATTTTATATTTTTTCCACCAATTATAATTTCTCCACTATTTACATCCCAAAATCTTGCAATCAAATTAGCGATTGTAGTTTTTCCTCCACCGGAAGGACCAATTAAAGCTGTAGAAGTTCCTTCTTTTGCTTCAAAAGAAATATTGTTCAGAATCGTTTTATTTCTATCATATGAAAAATTTACATTCTTAAATTGAATATCAAAATTTTCTAATTCAACTTCATTTTCAGAATAAGGCAATGGCTTCGTTTCATAAGCTTTCTCAAGATTACTTGCAGCTAATTTCAAATCTTTCAATAGTCCATAGGAATGTTGAAAGGCAATAAGAAGTGCAGATAATGCTAAACTCATAAGCATAAAAGCCACAAACTGTTCAGTTCTAACACTACCATCTATAAGCAAATATCCTCCTATAAGAAGAACTATCGGAAGCAAAAAGTTAACTGTGATAAAGTACATACTTGTAGGTAACGCCATTTTCTTTTCTGCGTTTACGCTTGTCTTTCTAACATTTTCAAGTGTATTTATCATTCTTTCAAAATGTTCACTTGTCATATTAGCTGACTTAAACGCTTTCATACCTTGAATGTACTCTAAAATAATAGAAATCATCTTAGAATTTAAATTTCTTTTTCTTGCCCCGTATTTTTCTATCAATTTGTTGCCCCATATCAACATAGGATATGCGATAAGCAATACTAAACACTCTAATAATGCGAGCTTCCAATCGATAAAAAATGTGCCTAATAAAATCAATATTGCTGTAACTGCCGTTTTAATAACCGATGGCAAGGTGTGCGTTATGATCAGTTCAAAACTACTCAAATCTTTTGTAAGAGTTGATAATAGATAACCACTACTATTTTTTTGGAAATGACCAAGGCTCAAACTCCTATAATGATTTGCTAAATCCAAACGCATATCTCCACACATTTCAGCTCCTCTTGAAAAGCTCAAATAGTATGCATGCCTATAAATCAGTATCCTTGCAATCATACTGATGAAACATATTACCGTATATTCTATGATTAAGGTTTTAGTTAATGTATTTTGCAATATATTAACAACGGTAAAATAGAGCATTAAATACAAAACAATGCTTCCTATCGAATCAATAACCATTAGAAAAATCGGTAAATACAATTTTTCTTTTTTATCTTTCAGAAGTGTTCTAATAATCTTAAGCATTTGCACTTACCCCCTCTCCAAAGTAATCTTTTGTGTATGTATTCCACATACTTTCATAGACCCCTTTTCTTTCTAAAAGAGTTTTATGTGTTCCAACCTCTACGACTTCCCCTTCATCAAATACAACAATTTGATCTGCATTCTTAATAGTATGCAAACGATGAGCAATCATAATGATTGTTTTATTTTTCAACAAGTTTTGAAGTGCTAACTGTATCTGATACTCATTTTCTATATCTGAATAGGAAGTTGCTTCATCAAAAATAATAATTGGAGAATCTTTGAGTATTGCCCTTGCGATTGAGATTCTTTGTTGCTGTCCACCTGACAATTTCACCCCTTGATCCCCGATTCTTGTCTGATATCCATTCGGTAAACTCATAATAAAGTCATGAATTTGTGCTGCTTTTGCAGCCTCGATAATCTTATTTTCATCTGCATCTGTTCCCATACGAATATTCTCATAGAGAGTGTCCTCCAAAAGAAATACATCTTGAAAAACAAATGATGTAATATCCATCAAATTATCTATTTTTAATTCATTGATCGGTATGTCGTTAATTTTAATTGCTCCACTTGTTACATCCCAGTACCTCCCAATCAATTGTGCAGCAGTTGTCTTGCCTGCACCGGAAGGTCCCACAAAAGCATTTATTGTATTCGGTTTTAAGGATAAATTTATATGTTGTAATGCTTTATTTTTTGTTTCTTCATCGTCATAACTGAAAGTAACGTCTTTAAAATCTATTTTCATACACTCATTCTTGTTTATGATTTTTGTTCCGTCTTTCAATTCATCCATATCCATTATTTTTTTTATGTTATCCAATCCGCTTCCAAGCTCCATAGATTGCATAAAGATTGTTACCATATTTAAGAACGAAACAAAAAAGCACATTGTAAGCATAATAAATAGCAAATAGGATGTTGCTGATAAAGAATTTCTCAAAAAGAAATATCCTCCGAACGGCAATGTAAATAAGATTGCTGAATCCAAAATCACTAAAGTTATTGATAAAGGATAGCAAGAACTCACACACATCTTTTTCCAACAAGTAATATACGCATTCAATGAGCTTCTATATTGTTCAAATTTTTCTGCTGTTAAATGATACATTTTTATTACAGGCATAGCCTTTATAAATTCGTTTGCCGAAGCATTTAAATCAGCAATATCTTCGGATAGCTCCGTTGACATATCCGGATAATTTTTTATTAGCATCATAGGAATTCCTAATCCCAAAATCATAGGAATAAGCATAACAAGTGCCATCATCCAATTTAATTTCAACATGAAAATGAACATAATAACCGGAACAACTGCTGCCTGAGCTAATTCCAAAGTGCTATGAGCCAAAAAATTTTCAACTCTATCTACATCATCAAACAACAATGTTTTAATTTCTCCGGGGGCATGCTCTTGAAAGAATCCCAAATTAAATTTTGAAATATGATTTACAACTTTCAGCTTAATTCTGTGTATTGTGTTAAAAGCTGCTGTATGAGATAAAATGCCCGCAAAGGACATTAGTATTGCTTGCAAAACAGCACTTATAATTCCTATACCTGCCCACATTAAAATTTCTGTATACGAAATATTTTTCTGGAATATCATTAGTAATATCTTATAAACTACAAAATAAGGAACTAATGATAAAGCCGCAGAAATGACAGATAAAAACATTCCTAAATGTAGCTTTTTTCTCTCATTTTTTGCTAATTGGAATACATAAGATATCCCTGTCTTCTTTTTTTCCATTAGTTATTCCATCTCCTTTCCTGACCGTTAGCTATATCTAACTAACTACATTTATTATAAAGCTAATTTTTTATAACTCAAAATCTAACCACGAATTTCGGTATTTCTTGTAATCCCTTTATTTGTAAGCTTTTCATCAGTATTTCTATTTACATTTTTATAAATTTGTGATATAATTAAATAAATTTGTGATATTAAAAGAGGTGAGCAGAATTGATGGATAGAACAGTTATTGATTATTTAACAAACTTAGTACATGACGCTCCTTTTATTCCTGTTCCAACTTTATCAACTGAAAACAAACAAATCTTTCAAATAGATCCCCATTTTGGCAAAGGTACTTTTCGCATACTAAAATTTGACAGCAGTTTAATTCTAATTTTAATCGCTAACTTTACTCCAAACAAAACACTTGAAAAAATAACTGAAGTATCTGAAAAGTATTTAGAGATTAGTCAATTTGAAACAGAAAGTAGCTCATTTAAAGTTGGTGGAAGGAAGTTAAATAATGTAGAAAAAGGTATCTATTGCTACTTAAATACAGAAAAGAAAACTTATACCTATTGTGAGGCAAATAAGCCTGTAAAGTTTACGAAAATAATCTTAACCAAAGAATACTTTGATACTTTCTTAAAATTAAAATATGATGATTTTGAATATGAAAAAGCAAAGATTCTCAATTCTTATTTGTTAAAAACTCAAAATTCTCCGCAGTTGAATTTTATATTTCAACAGATAAGAGAATCCCAAGCTGAAGGAAAGATTTTGCCTTTATATTTGGAAAGCAAAGTTATGGAACTATTATCTATCATAATTACAGAGTTAGAAGAAAAGGAAAAAAATATATCCGTTGTCTTAACTAAAAAAGATAAGCAAAATCTGAAAAGGGCTGTATCGGCTATGAAAAAAGATTTATCGGTTCATATTGACGGACTTGAACTCTCTAAAATTGCTTTAATGAGTCCTGCACGATTTCAATTAGCTTTTCGCAAATACTACGGTGTTCCTCCCTACGAGTACTTAAAAGAATTAAGGCTTAATAAGGCATTATTATTGCTGAAAAATCCTGAGTATAAAATATCTACGATAGCAGAAAAAGTTGGCTATACACACACAGGACATTTTGCTAAAATATTCAAATCAACTTATGGTATCACACCAAGTAAATATAGAAGTACAATTACTTAAACTAATATTAGAATTCAATATGTGCTTAACGCTTGCTACCATGATCAGTCTTTTGTAGCAAGCACAGTAAGTGTACGGACACTTACGAAAAAATTGACGAAGCAGCCCTTTGGGATCTGCTTCTTTTTTTATCAATTTTTAACTTGTACCCTCGCCTAATAGTTTCATCAATTCGAGCAAACTCTCATTGGAAACTATTGGCTGGGGCAAACTTTTAGGGAGAACCCTAAGACCCCGAAATACACCTAAAGGAGGAAATACCTATGGCAAATAGAATACGAAACGAAAGACTTGAAATTAAACTAACCGAAGAAGAAAAGGCTCTTTTTGAAGAGAAAAGAAAACTTTCAAAGTGCAGAAATATGAGCCATTTCATCCGCAAATGCGTTTTGGAAAAGGAAATTTATCAAGTGGATTTAGAGCCTTTCAGAGATTTACAAGGCTTACTTTCTAATGCAACAAACAACATCAATCAGATTGCAAAGCGAGTAAATTCGACAGGTGTAATCTACAAAGAGGACGTCAGTGATATAAAAAAAGAGATTGAACATTTCTCAAAAGAGCTGTGGCAAATTCATTCACTACTTCTGAAAAGAACATCTGAAACGGAAGGTGAATAATAATGGCTATTACAAAAATACACCCAATAAAATCGACTCTTAATCTTGCTATCGACTACATTGTAAATGGAGATAAGACAGACGAGCAGCTTTTAGTAAGCACTCATAAATGCCACGAAGCAACTGCTCACACTCAGTTTTTAAGGACACGAAATGACGCAGGAACAAAAGGAACCGTTCTTGCAAGACATCTCATTCAATCATTTTTACCGGGAGAAACAAGCCCTGAATTGGCTCACCAGATTGGTATGGAGCTGTGTAAAAAGATACTCAAAGATGAGTACGAATTTGTCTTATCTACTCACGTAGATAAGGGGCATATCCACAATCACATCATCTTCAATAATGTAAATATGGTAACAGGTAGGTGCTACCAGTCTAACAAGAAAAGCTACCACCAAATCCGTTATCAGAGTGATAAACTGTGCAAAGAAAATAGCCTATCTGTTATTGACGAGTTTTACGAAAGCTATAAGAAAAAATACAAGACTAACGGTAAATCTTGGTATGAGAATGAACAGGCAAAGCGTGGTACTTCTTGGAAAAGTAGACTTCAATTTGACATTGACAGAATGATTAAACAGTCTAAGGATTGGGACGAATTTTTAAAGAAGATGGCTGATCTTGGCTATGAAATCAAATACGGTAAGCACATTGCTTTTAAGCCCAAAGATAAGGCGAGATTTACAAGGACTAAAACAATCGGAGAAGATTATACCGAAGAAAGATTAAAATAACGAATTGCAGAAAGAGAGTTTATCAAGACTCCCGACGTCAAAAAACGCATCGGCAATGTTATTGACATGAACACCAATGCAAAGGTAAAGGAAAGCAAAGGCTACGAATATTGGGCAACCAAACATAACCTTCATACAATGGCTGACTCTGTTATTTATATCAGAGAACATGGCATTAAATCCGTTAAACAGCTTGACGAGTATATTCAAAAAGCAGCCGATGAAAGGCAAAATATACAAGAGAAAATCAAGTCTATTGATAAGGAAATGCAGAAGCTTTCTACCACTATGGAGCAAGTTCATACCGTTAAAAAATACAGAGCGTGCTACAAGGAATATACTGCTAATCCGTCTGACAAGGCATTTTTTGAAGAGTACAAAGCTCAGATTACCCTATATGAAAATGCTCTCTCAGAGCTTAAAAAATCTTATTCCAAGCTCCCAAATTCAAAGGATATTTTAGCTGAGCTTGATAAATTACAAGAAAAAAAGAACACCCTTATGCAAGAGTATTCTTCCTCAAAATCCACTATGGACGAGCTTTATAAGATACGAAAAAATTACGGAATTTATATGGGTAAGGAGATGGAGAGATAGCCATCTCCTAATAACCCCTGCTGTATCAAGCATCATTCATACGTTGTAAAAGCTCATAATTTTGAACATACATCTCACTATTTAGTAAACTATATTTTTCATTTTCTAAAACTTTTATATTTATATTCGAATTGATGCTATAGTCTTTTTCTGAAAATCCTATTGCCGAAACAATTAACTGACTAAATTGATCTGCTGATTCCATAATATACTCGACCAATGCCTGCTTCTTCTCCTGGTCTGTTTCCACATTATTGGGACTATCAAATACCATTGGAAATGTTGTTCCGTCAGGATTAAATTTCTGTTTTAAATCATTGAGTGTTAGATACCATATAACAGTTGATAATGGTTTATTGCTTCCACTTGCACAAAAATTTTTAGATAGTCGCTCATAGCTGTCACTTTCCAACTCATTTAAATTGAATCTTATCTTTAGTTTGTCAATCAAATAATAGTAATTTTCATCAACAGATTTGATTTTATCGTTAACACTTTTAAATTCCTTCTTTAGTGGCTTCAAATCCTCCTTTGTACTATCTATAATTCTGTAATTAATCGCCAAATCATTATTAATCTCATCGATTAGTTTATTTAATCCTCTAAACTTGATATAATCCTTGATTTCCCTTTTGTTTTTACAAATCTTTTTATCATGTTCCTCCAAAGCCATAGCCAAGTTTGAATATACGCCCTCATTTTTCAGTATTTCGTCTTCAATATGGGCATTTTCTGTTTTTATTGCATCTTTCAGACTAAGAGCATTGTCAATATGATTATACCTCTTACTCCTTAATTCCAAAGTTGAATCTAAAACAGAATGACATTCAGGACAAACTTTTGACTTTAAAATGGTTTTTATTTCCTTTTCTTCTTTTGTCTCAAATTTAGATATTTGAGATAAAGTGATATTCTGTTCAACTAATTGATTTCTCAAGTCAACAAGCTTATTTCTTACTGAATTCATTTCATTAATCAGCGATGAATATTTTTTAGTTTCTATATTAAGCTCATTTTCTAAGGCGCTACTTGTTTCCGGACATGAAAAACCATCCAAAATTGAATTGGTTCTGTCTTTCATTTTAATTAGTTCTTCAATTTCTTCTTTCTTGCTTTTAATTTCAAGTTCCAATTCTTCTTTGTGTTTCACAAGTTCGAAATATTCTTTATTGTAAATGCCCAAATGTGAGTAAATAACATTAAGTTTAAAATTACTGAACTGAGCAAGACTTTTAAACGAATTAAATTTTGTACCACTGTATTCATCTTGATCTAAAAAATTCAGCAAAAAACTATATGCAGGTGGTGCTATTACTAATTTATTTGTATTTTTTTGCGGTAACCATATAGAAAAATTAAATAAATTGTCAAAAAAATATGCTAACTCACTTCTGTGAATAGTAGTAAAAATTAGATCACCTTTTAAATTAAATATTTTAAATAATTTTTGAGATCTATAAATCGAAAAATCTTTATCATCCACCTTAAAAAATAATATATAAACCTTATCTTTTTCTCCCCACTTCGAGTCAAAGTGAGAATCTGCACCCAAGGCATGGTACAAGCTCCTTAATAAAACTGATTTCCCTCTATCTGTTCCGTCTATACCACTTGATGTAATAATATTAACTCCTTTTTTAAATTCTGTCGAATAAGCCTCTTTTTTTACAACATCAAATATATATATTTTGTCAAATATAACATTCATTATAAGATTCCTCCTGAAGCATACATATAATAAATCATTATGTATTGAACTGATTTCATATCATTAGTAAATTCCACATCAAAATCGTCATTAAATAATTTTGATATTTCTTTTAAATAATTTTCAATATCATCTAATGAATCCTCATGTTCTGCAATATAATTATAGATTTTTATTTTTATTAATCTTAAAGACTCACTTTGCTGTATTTCAAGTATATTACCAAGCGCTGTATTATATCTTCTTCGCTTAGCAAATGGCAGATTGTTTATATACTCCTGTGTTTCATTGATTCCATTTTTAGATTCTTTTTTATGTGCATTTAACATTTTATCAAATTCACTTCTCGTAATGCCTTTATTTTTTACAACATCTGCATAAGTACCTAAATCAAATTCATAAGAAGCTTTTTCTTTAACAGAATCAACGACCAGTCTATATAATGCATTCGGATTTTGAGGTTCTTCGCCTTTAATATCCACAAAAGACTTTACTAATTTCCCTCTAATAGAATCCTCTGGATTTAATAAATCCATGTTATCAAATATATAAAATACATTATCTAAGCACACTGTGTTTAATTTTAATTCTGCACACAACTTTTCCCTAACATCATCAAGTACATCTTGATCTAAATCTCCAAAACATTGCTCAGGAAAATCAATTTCCTTATTTTTGATTTTAAGTTGTTTATTACACACAATTGCTAATTTTATATTGTAGTTTGGTGAGTATAAAGCATATAATTTTCCTAAAATAGAGTTGTTCTCATTCTTGCCTTTCTTACATAAATTATTCGAATTATAATTACCACTTTTTTTCGTCTTAATTTGGTAAAAATCCAATTCATCATCTTTATGTAATTCAATATCACATTTAAAATCAAAAATTATCGTATATTCATTATTCGCTTTATGCTCATCTATTATCTTACTAATTCCCCATAGTAATTCTAATCTAAAGCGATTTTTAGCGATACTTCCAGATAAATCTTTTGGTAGGTTCATATAGTACTTTTCTTTATCCATAATTAACCTCCTTTCAAAATCTATTTATCAATTCTTATACACTCTACTATTTCCTCAATATCACAATCCAAAGCATTGCAAATTCTAAGCAAAACATCTGTAGTTACATTTTGCCCATTCTTCATTTTGTAAAATGTACTTTTACTCACTTTTGCCTTTTACATCAATTCATTATTTATTATATTATACCATTAAATATCGGTTTAATATAAAACGTTCTCTTTAAAAGAACATTTAAATTTATAAACAGTAGCATATTAACCCATATTATCTAATAATTAATATTTTCTTGTCTATGATTTGCTAGACAGTATCCATTAAATTACATCTCATTAATTCTATTTGAAATAATTATCACTACTTCAATAACCTTATTAGAGGTCAAATCACCAATATACTTATTTTCAAGATATAGGTCATAGAAGTCTCTCATTCATATTGTTTTACTTAAACAAATCTGAGTGTAAGCCTGTTCTTACTAATGATAATATTAAAAACTCTCCTATTTTTTCATATATTAATAAAAAATCGGGCTCTATATGACATTCTCGAGTCTCTTTGTAGTTTCCAGCTAATGAATGGTCTCTATATTTTTCATCAAGAGTTCCATCCTTTGCTATTTTTTTCAATAACATCAAAGAGCTTTTTAATATCTTTTCCTTGCTTTTTAGCCTGCTTTAGGTCTTTTTTAAATCTACTTGTAAACTTTATTTTATACTTCAAGGGCTTTCCTCAAGTCATCCATATTATCATAGGATTTCACATTCGTATCTTTAGCTATCATTCTTCCTTCTTCAATCGCTTTTATAGTTTCACCATCTGGAATATCAAGTTTTAAATCAAAAGGAATGCCACTTTCTCTAATACTTGCCCTTAAAAACATGTTAATTGCAGTGGTCATATTTAAACCTAAACTGGAGTAGATTTTTTCTGCTGCTTCTTTTATTTCTTTATCTGTTCTTATATTCAAATTTGTTGTAGCCATATCCTCATCTCCTTTGACCTTATTATATGTCAAAGTTCGTGCTTTGTCAATACATTGTCATCATTAAATGTTTTTACATTTTATATAACATATGTAACGAATCCTTACTCCCTTCAATCATAACCACCAGCGTAGCCGGTGGTTTGCTCTGCCCCTGCAAGGGGCTTTTACCTGCTGTGCACCTTGTGCACGCTGAAAGTCTACCACTTGCACTACTTTCTCAACTGACGCTAAAGCGCCTCTTTACTTCTTTTTACTTATTTGTCTTTTCTCCAGTGAATGGATCTATATATTCTTTAAGACTTATTTGATCTTTTGTAAAATCTTCTTTAAGTTGATTGCGTATATACTCTTGTATCTTTTTAGCATTTTTCCTGCTGTATATACGTAGTAGCCTCTGCACCAGAAATTTCTGTTGCCATATTTATATTTCAAACTGGCATGTCTATCGAATATCATTAGACTACTTTTTCCTTTTAAATATCCCATAATTTCTGAAACACTATATTTTGGTGGTATTTTTACTAACATATGAATGTGGTCTGGACACAGTTCTGCCTCTATTATCTCTATTCCTTTTCTTGACAAAAGGTCTCTTAATATTTTTCCTATATCTTATTTTATTCTTCCGTAAATTATTTGCCTTCTATATTTTGATGCAAATACGATATGGTATTTACAATCCCAAGTTGTATGTGATAAAATATTCTTATCCAATTGGATTAACTCCTTTCTGATATTTATTGTAGTTTGGTAGACTATTTTTATTATATCATGAAAGGAGTTTTAACTTGAAGCTAAAGCTACTGATTCCCCCAGCATAGCTGGGGGGGGTTATTGTGGTCAACCCACAAGAAAAGCAGGTGGTTTTTTCTGTCCACCTGCTCTAAATACTTCTCGTGTTCTCGTTCTCGCCAGTAGACTTTGTATATCTCCTCGCTGACTTTAACCTTTTGCCCGTTGACATAAAGGTAATACTCTTTTGCCATAAAGTTTCCTCCATTTCTTTTTTGTCTATTTGTTTTTCAGACAAAAAAAGAGGACTCCTGCACTTAAGCATAAGAAGTCCTCTAAAATGGAAGGAACTTGTTCTTCCTTTTAAATGTATTAAATTGTACTGAATAGTGTTTGGAAAGCTGAGCAATTATGAAGCCTATTGAAAAAAAGATTATGCAAAATATTCTGGCTTCCTTCTATAATAAATATAAAAATTTTTTAATTTTCAACCCTCCATTCCTTACAGCTAAATTATGAAATACACCATCCTTCCGCTGATTCTTTTATGTTTATAAAATTTTTATAAATACCATCTTGATTAATCAGCTCAAGATGATTGCCTTTCTGAACTACATCACCATTATCAATAACCAATATCTGATCTGCATCTTGAATTGTTGCTAATCTATGAGCAATAACAATTACTGTTTTTCCTTTTGTTAGTGAGCTTATTGCATTTTGAATTAAATGCTCATTTTCTGGATCAACACTTGCTGTAGCTTCATCAAGTATTATTATTGGAGAATCTTTTAAGATAGCCCTTGCTATTGAAATTCGTTGTTTTTCTCCTCCCGACAAGGTAGCCCCGCCATCGCCTATAATAGTGTCATATCCATTTGGTAATTTTGAAATAAATTCATGGCAATGTGCTTTTATGGCTGCATTTATTACTTCATCATCAGAAGCATTTGGATTGCCAAATAAAATATTATTTTTTATTGTGTCATTAAATAAGTACACTTTTTGAAATACCATTGAAATATTCTTCAAAAGATTATCACAGGTTATATCTTTGATATTTTTGTTTCCAATTGTTATGGTTCCGCTATTCACATCATAAAATCTTGCAATCAAATTACAAATCGTTGTTTTCCCACTTCCAGAAGGTCCTATAATAGCTGTAGTACTCCCTTCTGGAATATCAAAAGATATATTATTCAATATTTGTTTTTTATCATACGAAAAACACACATCAGAAAATTCTATGTTATATTTTTTTAATTCTATATTCTGTCCATTTTTGTCTATAATATCTGCTTTTTCTATCTTTTCTAATTTATCCAATGTTTTATTAACAACTTCTATTACATGAATTGCGTTACTTAATGGCTCTATTTGGCTAAACATAACAAACGAAAACATATCCATCATAAGCATTATGTTTAAATCCATTTTCTCAAGGTATGTCAAATATGCACTAATTGCTATAATTCCAACTGATGTAGCCTTTAATGCAAATTGATGTAAACAATTGTATGGACAATTTTCAAACTCAATTCTAATATTTACATCTTTATGATTCTTATAAGCTCTTTGAATTCCTTCTATTGATACTCCCTCTTGTTTAAATGCTTTTATAGTTTGCATTCCTCTTAAAAACTCAATTGTATTTTCTACTATACTATCTTGAGCCTTTTGATGAATCGCAGCATTTTTATCACTAATTTTAGCTGCAATATATAAAAATAGAGCAGATATAATCACACCACTTAATGCAATAACCCCTGCTAACGGGCAATAGATTAGTAAAAATAATATCATTACAAATACTGTAATATATCCATTCACAACAGTATTAATCATGTTCATAGAGAACATTTCTATAAATGATAGATCTGTAGTTACAGCAGAAGATATTTCACCCATATTGTTGCTATTAAAAAATCCAAGTGAAACTCTTTTAAAGATATTTCCAAGACGAATTCTCTGCTCAGCTGTTGCTTCACAACCAACACTTTCTTGAGTACTGGCTCTTAAATAAGAAAATAAAAACCTTCCTCCGATTACGAGAATCATCAAAATAAAAATGTAAACTATTTGAGCATTGTCAAATGTTTTAATGCCTTTATAATCATCAATAACTAAACCCAACCCATATGTCGCAAGCATGATTGGCATGGAAGTAAAAATACTGTTGAT comes from Fenollaria sporofastidiosus and encodes:
- a CDS encoding type II toxin-antitoxin system RelB/DinJ family antitoxin: MATTNLNIRTDKEIKEAAEKIYSSLGLNMTTAINMFLRASIRESGIPFDLKLDIPDGETIKAIEEGRMIAKDTNVKSYDNMDDLRKALEV
- a CDS encoding ABC transporter ATP-binding protein, with the protein product MFGMIKRLINWTGEYKKRIYVGFIYAFINSIFTSMPIMLATYGLGLVIDDYKGIKTFDNAQIVYIFILMILVIGGRFLFSYLRASTQESVGCEATAEQRIRLGNIFKRVSLGFFNSNNMGEISSAVTTDLSFIEMFSMNMINTVVNGYITVFVMILFLLIYCPLAGVIALSGVIISALFLYIAAKISDKNAAIHQKAQDSIVENTIEFLRGMQTIKAFKQEGVSIEGIQRAYKNHKDVNIRIEFENCPYNCLHQFALKATSVGIIAISAYLTYLEKMDLNIMLMMDMFSFVMFSQIEPLSNAIHVIEVVNKTLDKLEKIEKADIIDKNGQNIELKKYNIEFSDVCFSYDKKQILNNISFDIPEGSTTAIIGPSGSGKTTICNLIARFYDVNSGTITIGNKNIKDITCDNLLKNISMVFQKVYLFNDTIKNNILFGNPNASDDEVINAAIKAHCHEFISKLPNGYDTIIGDGGATLSGGEKQRISIARAILKDSPIIILDEATASVDPENEHLIQNAISSLTKGKTVIVIAHRLATIQDADQILVIDNGDVVQKGNHLELINQDGIYKNFINIKESAEGWCIS